In the genome of Candidatus Reidiella endopervernicosa, one region contains:
- the rpsL gene encoding 30S ribosomal protein S12 translates to MATINQLVRKPRKSKREKSNVPALQACPQRRGVCTRVYTTTPKKPNSALRKVARVRLTNGHEVTSYIGGEGHNLQEHSVILIRGGRVKDLPGVRYHTVRGTLDTSGVESRRKGRSKYGAKRPKG, encoded by the coding sequence ATGGCAACGATCAACCAATTGGTACGTAAACCGCGCAAGAGTAAGCGCGAGAAGAGTAATGTACCTGCACTTCAAGCGTGTCCACAGAGACGTGGTGTCTGCACCCGTGTCTATACTACGACGCCTAAGAAGCCGAATTCAGCGCTGCGTAAGGTTGCTCGTGTGCGCCTTACCAATGGCCATGAGGTGACCTCATATATTGGTGGTGAGGGTCATAATCTTCAGGAGCACTCTGTGATCCTGATTCGCGGTGGTCGTGTAAAGGATCTGCCGGGTGTGCGTTACCACACTGTTCGAGGAACGCTGGATACCTCGGGTGTGGAGAGTCGTCGTAAAGGACGCTCGAAGTACGGAGCGAAGCGCCCTAAGGGGTAG
- the rpsG gene encoding 30S ribosomal protein S7, whose protein sequence is MPRRKVVAKREVLPDPKFGSEMLAKFVNMLMVDGKKSVAEKIVYQALDLMVEKSGEDSMEVLNKALDNVRPMVEVKSRRVGGATYQVPVEVRPVRRTALAMRWLIDSARKRSEKSMHMRLAGEMTDAAESRGSAVKKREDVHRMADANKAFAHYRW, encoded by the coding sequence ATGCCTAGAAGAAAAGTAGTTGCCAAGCGAGAAGTTCTCCCTGATCCCAAGTTCGGGAGTGAGATGCTTGCTAAGTTCGTCAATATGCTAATGGTAGATGGCAAGAAGTCTGTCGCTGAGAAGATTGTCTATCAAGCGTTGGATCTGATGGTTGAGAAGAGCGGTGAGGACTCAATGGAGGTTCTCAACAAGGCGCTCGATAACGTCCGTCCCATGGTTGAGGTTAAATCTCGCCGTGTAGGTGGCGCGACCTATCAGGTGCCAGTTGAGGTTCGTCCGGTTCGTCGTACTGCGCTGGCAATGCGCTGGTTGATTGATTCGGCTCGCAAGCGTAGTGAAAAGTCTATGCATATGCGTCTCGCTGGTGAGATGACCGATGCAGCTGAAAGCCGTGGTTCTGCAGTCAAAAAGCGTGAAGACGTACACCGTATGGCGGATGCCAATAAGGCGTTCGCACACTATCGCTGGTAA